In Planococcus sp. MB-3u-03, the DNA window CTTCATCGGAATGAATCGCCACGCCGCTAGTCGATGGGTCGTCTGTATAAGGGCGGCTAAGCAGTGCCGTTCTGCCTCCGATCGAACCGTCAGCGAATAATTTCATCGGGCCTGGATCGATAAACGGTTCTAAGTAGTCGGCGTTCTCCATCATCTCCTCAAAAGCGATATGGGCGCGCAGCAAATGGGCACGGAATTTCGTTTCCTTGCCGATTACGTTTCGGAAAGCTTGCAGCGGCCGTGAGTAATGACCGTAATACCCCATATCTTCTGTATGGCCTCCCGTTAGCCCGAGCTTGAGCAAATCGTCGACCGAGGTTTTCAGCGCTTTCGTCAAATAGTCGACGCTCACTTCCGGCACGACTCCTGCGACGAGATCCTGGGCTGCATCGAGCAAATACCCTGTTGGTTCGCCGTTTGTATCACGCACGATGACGCCGCCTTCTGGATCTTCGGTTTCTTTTGTGATCCCTGCCAGTTCAAGCGCGCGCGAATTGGCGAGCACCGCATGGCGGCACACGCGTTTTAACATCATCGGCGATTCGCAGATGGCATCCAGTTCGCTGCGGTGGAAAATTTTCCGGTCCGGGAAATTGTTTTCATTCCAACCTTCTCCGATAAACCATTCATCCCCGGAATGCCCTTCTGTCGAGCGGATCAATTGCTGTTTCATCTCATCTGAACTGTCGATCTTCGATAAATCGACACGCATCAACTTTTCTCCGTGCTGGATCAGGTGCAGGTGGCTGTCAACAAGCCCCGGATACATCGTACGGCCGGCTAAATCGATTTCCTTATCGGCTAGTTGACGCAATTCTTCGTAAGACCCTGTTTTTTCTATGTGGTCGTCAGAGACCAGCACCGCTTCTACGGTCTCGCCTTCTGTTGCCATTGTATAAATCTGTCCCCCGTAAATAAGCACCTTCATCTAAAACCACTCCTTTTCTCTTTGTTCATCATAAATATATTTTTCAGTGCATTCAATAAGTTTGGCTGGAAACGGCTAAATTTTTCTGCGCCCGCCCGCAGATACAAGCTTCCCCATTTATGATATACTATGCACAACTTTAGAAAGCTGAGGTGAGCTCCCGGACATGGGGGACGAATTGGACAGTATATTTTATCTTTATATCGCAACCGCAAGTATTCTTTTATTTTTTACCGCTTTTTTTGTAGGAGCGGAATTCTCCATCATCCGGGTGCGCTTACCGCGCATCGAACAAGCCTTATCGGAAGGGCGTAAAAATGCCAATTGGCTGGAAAAAATCAGCAATAATCTGGATTATTATTTATCCGTTTCGCGCTTTGGCATCGCCGTCACGGCAATCGGTCTTGGCTGGCTGTCAAAAAATATTGCCGAGCTGCCTTCTGTCCGAGCATTGGCAGAAAATGCCGGACCGAATGCAGCAGGGCCGATCGCTTATATCACCGTGCTCGTGCTGGTCTTTTTCATCCGCGCCATTATCGGGGAACTGGCACCGAAAGCTTTAGCTGCCCAATACGCAGAACGTGCGGCCTTCCGCCTCGCCCCTGCGCTGAGTCTTGCCGGCAGTATATTCGCACCCGTACTTTGGTTGCTTAATGCAGCGGCACGGCTCCTATTGCGGCCGCTCGGCATCCGTACATTGCAGCCGGAATACGGCCATTCCGAAGAAGACTTGAAGCATTTGATGCATGAAAGTTACCAGAGCGGCGAGATCAACCAGAATGAATTGGCATATATGCAAAACATCTTTTCGTTTGATGAACGGCTGGCGAAAGACATCATGCTGCCGAGAACGCAAATGATTACCATTTCACTGGAAATGAATCACGATGAATTAATGGAAATAATCGAAGAACATCAATATACACGCTACCCCGTAACCGAAGACGGCGATAAAGACGCCATCATCGGCTTTGTCAATATCAAGGAATTGTTGACGAGTTACACGACGGCGGGGATCTGTCGAAAAGCTTGACGATCCATGACTTGCCGTTCGTCCATGACCAGGCGCCGATCCAGGATGTGCTGCTGCGTATGCAAAGCCAGCACGTCCATATGGCGATCGTCGTCGATGAATACGGCGGGACGGCCGGCGTCATTACAATGGAAGACATCCTTGAAGAAATTGTCGGTGAAATCCGTGATGAATTCGACCACGATGAAACCGATGATATCAAACGGGTGGATCATCATAATTTCCTTGTCAACGGCCGGGTGCTGCTATCAGAACTCGAAGCCCGCTTCCCGATCGAATTCGAGGAAAGCGAAGACATCGACACTGTCGGGGCTGGGTGCAGATGATGGACACGGATATCGCAGAAGGCGGCGTCATCGACTTGACCGACTTCCGCTTTATCGTCCGCGAAATGGAGAACCACCAAATCATCACTGTCCAATTGAACAAGAAAAACAAATCATAGAAAAACGGCATTGCTAATGTAGCAATGCCGTTTTTTAGTTCTCGAGACAGTTAAGAAGTCGTATTTTCCGAAGCTTATCGCTCGCTTTCCGTGGGCTCGCGCCCAAGCCTCCTCAGCCGCTGCGCGTCTTGCGGGGTCTTGGTCGTCTCGCTGATCCACTGGAGTCGAGCGAACACATCTCCAAATACTTGGATAGAACATTGACTTTTGAATGCGGAATAAGCGGTCTCCTTTTTCATTCATAACAGATCACAGACTTCTTTAACATTCTGAAGAAAAGGCATTGCTAATGTAGCAATGCCTTATTTTCATTTACTTTTTATCTTCTAAAAGTGATTTCTCGTATTCGAATTTCTTCATCAGCATCTCGCCGGTGTAGCCTTCTTCGATCAATTTCGCCAGTACCGCTTTCGTCTGGTCATCAGCCGCTTCCGGATGCTCATCGCGGTCGATTTCGACAACACTGTCCTCATCGGAGATCCAGTCGGAATAGCTGCCGACATACAATTTCAAGCCTTCGTATTGTTTTTCGGCAAGCATGGCATACAGCGCAGCCGCCGTTACGCCGCTGCCGCAATATACGACAGCTGGTTCTTTTGGCTGCAGCAATCCGCCGAACTCTTCATCGGTGCGGAATGCACCATTCGACACCAGTTGCGACCAATCGTAATTGCGTGCACCCGGGATGCGCCCGGCGACGGCGTCGATCGGTTCGTTGATGCCGGCATAGCGTTCCGCAGTACGGGCATCGATCAAGACGCCCAATTCTTTGCCGTCGACGATTTGCTGGACGTCTTTACGCGTCGCAAGCAATCCATCGTCAAACTCCGGCGTAATGGTTGAAGCTGAATAGGATGTAGACTCTGTCGAAGTGGCAATGCCTTGCTGCTTCAGTTCGTCAAAACCGACACGGCTGATAAAAGCGTGTTCGAATCCGGCATAAGAAAGCAACCACCATGCTCGTGCGGCATAAGGAGAACCGCCCTGGTCATAGACGACGATCGAATCCGTCAATTCCAAACCTGCTGCTTGGAACAATTGCGTCAGCTGTTCTTTGCTCGGCATCGGGTGGCGGCCGTTTTCAGACGCCATATCGGATAAATCGTTCTCCAAGTCCCAATGGATCGCCCCTGCCACATGTTCCGCCGCAAAGCGTTCGCTTCCCCATGCGGAATCCTTTAAGTCAAAGCGTGCATCGATCCAACGGTAATTCTCTGTATCTATCGTTTCAATAAAAACAGTCATATTATCCCCTGCCTTCCATCAATTTTTCGTGCAATTTCTTCCATTGCGCCAAAATTTCGCTTTGCTGCAACAAGCTGCGCTCGGATTCGATCTGTTCAATCGCCTGGCGCAACAGATGCTGACGGAGCCCTTCCGCTTCCTGTTCGATCCAGAATTCCGCCCATTCGGTCAACGCAGCTTTTTCCTGTTCCAAGTAACGGCTTGCATCCGGTTCCATCATTCCCTGCAGTGCATCGCGCATCGCTTCTTTTTCGTTTTTCTCAAAAAAGCTCTTGTTGTTTTTATAATACGATTTAGCTGGGGAATAATCAGCATCCCCAAACGGCTGGCCTGCTTCGATCAACTGGGCTTCTTTCACTTCATATGGAAGGAACGAAAACTCCGAATTCCAGTCCTTCAGTTTAACGGCATCGTCTTTAAAGCGTTCCGTCAATTTCTTTTCGACAAATCGTGCAAGCCTCAGATTGGTCACTCTCATCTCCTGCTGGAAATCAAAAGCCGTCATTTCCTGCAAATCGCGCATTGCCGTATCAAGCGCTTGCTTCGAGGATTCCCTTGCGAATAGCGAAGGATTGAATGCTTCCTTGAAGAAATCGTTGAAGCGGTAAAATACGCGCTGTTTCACATAATACAGCAATTCACCGAGTTCTTGGTTCGCTTCTTGTTCCAATACCGGTGCCATTGTTTCGC includes these proteins:
- a CDS encoding amidohydrolase gives rise to the protein MKVLIYGGQIYTMATEGETVEAVLVSDDHIEKTGSYEELRQLADKEIDLAGRTMYPGLVDSHLHLIQHGEKLMRVDLSKIDSSDEMKQQLIRSTEGHSGDEWFIGEGWNENNFPDRKIFHRSELDAICESPMMLKRVCRHAVLANSRALELAGITKETEDPEGGVIVRDTNGEPTGYLLDAAQDLVAGVVPEVSVDYLTKALKTSVDDLLKLGLTGGHTEDMGYYGHYSRPLQAFRNVIGKETKFRAHLLRAHIAFEEMMENADYLEPFIDPGPMKLFADGSIGGRTALLSRPYTDDPSTSGVAIHSDEELKRLVSVARKHGEAVAIHVIGDFAMEKALDAIEAHPTPEGKRDRLIHAMVLREDLLERLKRLDVALDLQPSFVPSDFPWVVERLGEDRLALSYAWKTLLDEGIICAGGSDAPIEEVDPRQGLFAAVTRRKPEETHEGYLPEQKLSRFEAIRLYTYGSAQAISMEHRRGLIKEGFDADFTVFDRDLFEGPEEQLLDAEVEMTVVAGEVMYEKNGVEV
- a CDS encoding sulfurtransferase: MTVFIETIDTENYRWIDARFDLKDSAWGSERFAAEHVAGAIHWDLENDLSDMASENGRHPMPSKEQLTQLFQAAGLELTDSIVVYDQGGSPYAARAWWLLSYAGFEHAFISRVGFDELKQQGIATSTESTSYSASTITPEFDDGLLATRKDVQQIVDGKELGVLIDARTAERYAGINEPIDAVAGRIPGARNYDWSQLVSNGAFRTDEEFGGLLQPKEPAVVYCGSGVTAAALYAMLAEKQYEGLKLYVGSYSDWISDEDSVVEIDRDEHPEAADDQTKAVLAKLIEEGYTGEMLMKKFEYEKSLLEDKK
- a CDS encoding CBS domain-containing protein, which produces MTIHDLPFVHDQAPIQDVLLRMQSQHVHMAIVVDEYGGTAGVITMEDILEEIVGEIRDEFDHDETDDIKRVDHHNFLVNGRVLLSELEARFPIEFEESEDIDTVGAGCR
- a CDS encoding CNNM domain-containing protein; translation: MGDELDSIFYLYIATASILLFFTAFFVGAEFSIIRVRLPRIEQALSEGRKNANWLEKISNNLDYYLSVSRFGIAVTAIGLGWLSKNIAELPSVRALAENAGPNAAGPIAYITVLVLVFFIRAIIGELAPKALAAQYAERAAFRLAPALSLAGSIFAPVLWLLNAAARLLLRPLGIRTLQPEYGHSEEDLKHLMHESYQSGEINQNELAYMQNIFSFDERLAKDIMLPRTQMITISLEMNHDELMEIIEEHQYTRYPVTEDGDKDAIIGFVNIKELLTSYTTAGICRKA